The Calonectris borealis unplaced genomic scaffold, bCalBor7.hap1.2 HAP1_SCAFFOLD_125, whole genome shotgun sequence genome includes a window with the following:
- the LOC142076950 gene encoding E3 ubiquitin-protein ligase RBBP6-like, which produces MRASPVRSAGGRPGWEVSKSPYSASPYSTSSSTCSTSRSGSSRTRSYSRSFSPSHSRSYSRLLPYPRRGKGKRRNYRSRSRSHGYQRSRSRSPPYRRCHSRSRSPVFRGQSPTKQTIPQGEGGREYFNRYRGVPPYDLKAYYGRSLDCRDPFEKARYREWERNYREWHGKFYKGYAVGAQPHPPVNRENFSPGRFGPPGTRQENSPYARGRREDYPAWQSHQNHNIAGNYPEKPSERESHGIKDPTKSKEKEVKNPLGDGQGNKHKKRRKRDEDEGFPNTELLAGARKPREPVPAEDVKMDSLFMAQAEMMPPL; this is translated from the coding sequence gtccaagtctccttatagtgcttcaccttactctacaagttcgtctacctgctccacatcaagatcaggttcttcccgcactcgctcctactctcgctcatttagtccttcccattctcgttcctactcgcgattgctgccgtatccaagaagaggcaaagggaagaggcgtaactatcgttctaggtcaaggtcacacggttatcagcgttcaaggtcaaggtcacccccatacagaagatgccattcacggtcaaggtctccagtatttagaggccagtctcccactaaacagactatacctcaaggggaaggaggaagggagtattttaacagatacagaggagttccaccatatgatctgaaagcttactatggcagatctcttgactgtagagatccatttgaaaaggcaaggtacagggaatgggaaaggaactacagagaatggcatggaaagttttacaagggctatgctgttggcgctcaacctcaccctccagtaaacagagagaacttttctccaggtaggtttggtccacctgggaccagacaagagaattcaccatatgctcggggacgtagggaggattatcctgcttggcagagccaccaaaatcacaatatagctggaaattaccctgaaaaaccttctgaaagagagagccatggcatcaaggatcctaccaaatcaaaagagaaggaggtgaaaaatccactaggagatggccaaggaaataagcataaaaagagaagaaaaagggatgaggatgaaggatttcccaatactgagttgttagcaggtgcgagaaaaccaagagagccagttccagcagaagacgttaaaatggactccctgttcatggcccaagcagagatgatgccacccctgtga